One part of the Mesorhizobium sp. M4B.F.Ca.ET.058.02.1.1 genome encodes these proteins:
- a CDS encoding alpha/beta hydrolase, whose product MTNYKTLIDAETWAFIEKTNAYYPPYAIDYTVAQQRAIYDRMCREFFAGYPQGVTVETTAIPAPAQDIPIRLYRNAKPLTAAMVLYVHGGGFILGGLDSHDDVCAELCARTGFEVVSVDYRLAPEHLHPAAFDDVMAAFEWAAATYDRPVLLCGDSAGGNLCAAVSHATRGHVKKPVGQVLVYPGLGGDRSTGSYFAHAEAPMLTVRDLDFYMDIRTGGEDRTGDITLSPLADANFAYLPPTVLITAECDPLSSDGEAYRDRVVAAGGHAYWFEEPGLVHGYLRARRTVGRARASFTRIVEAATALGKGDWIW is encoded by the coding sequence ATGACCAACTACAAAACCCTCATCGACGCCGAGACCTGGGCCTTCATCGAGAAGACCAACGCCTACTACCCGCCGTATGCGATCGACTACACGGTTGCCCAGCAGCGCGCGATCTATGACCGCATGTGCCGGGAATTCTTTGCCGGCTATCCGCAAGGCGTGACGGTCGAGACCACGGCCATCCCGGCGCCCGCGCAAGACATCCCGATCCGCCTCTATCGCAACGCAAAACCGCTCACGGCGGCGATGGTGCTCTACGTCCATGGCGGCGGCTTCATCCTCGGCGGGCTGGACAGCCATGACGATGTCTGCGCCGAGCTCTGCGCCCGCACCGGCTTCGAGGTGGTTTCGGTCGACTACCGGCTGGCGCCTGAGCATCTGCATCCGGCCGCCTTCGACGATGTCATGGCCGCCTTCGAATGGGCGGCCGCCACTTACGACCGTCCCGTCCTGCTCTGCGGCGACAGCGCGGGCGGCAACCTTTGCGCCGCCGTCAGCCACGCTACGCGCGGCCATGTCAAAAAGCCGGTCGGCCAGGTCCTGGTCTATCCGGGCCTCGGCGGCGACCGTTCGACGGGGTCCTATTTCGCGCATGCCGAGGCGCCGATGCTGACGGTGCGCGACCTCGATTTCTACATGGACATCCGCACCGGCGGCGAGGATCGCACCGGCGACATCACCTTGTCGCCGCTCGCCGACGCCAATTTCGCCTACCTGCCACCGACCGTGCTGATCACCGCCGAATGCGACCCGCTGTCTTCCGACGGCGAGGCCTATCGCGACCGCGTCGTCGCGGCCGGCGGACATGCATACTGGTTCGAGGAACCGGGACTTGTGCATGGCTACCTGAGGGCCCGGCGCACGGTAGGCCGGGCGCGCGCCAGCTTCACCCGCATCGTCGAGGCCGCAACGGCGCTCGGCAAGGGCGACTGGATCTGGTGA
- a CDS encoding carnitinyl-CoA dehydratase, producing MADVITTRREGTILEVTLDRPKANAIDLKTSRLMGETFKAFRDDPELRVAIVKTAGDRFFCAGWDLKAAAGGDAVDGDYGVGGFAGLQELRDLNKPVIACVNGMAVGGGFELALSCDLIYAADHSSFALPEIRAGTLADAATIKLPKRIPYHVAMDLLLTGRWMDVAEAHRWGLVNEVLPKEKLEDRVWEIARLLASGPPLVFAAIKETARVAEALTFQDAMNKVTRRQLATVDLLYGSEDNMEGFRAFAEKRDPVWKGR from the coding sequence ATGGCTGACGTCATCACCACCCGCCGCGAGGGCACTATCCTCGAGGTCACGCTCGACCGGCCGAAGGCCAACGCCATCGACCTGAAGACGTCGCGGCTGATGGGCGAGACGTTCAAGGCGTTCCGCGACGATCCCGAGCTGCGCGTCGCCATCGTCAAGACCGCCGGCGACAGGTTCTTCTGCGCCGGTTGGGACCTCAAGGCGGCGGCCGGCGGTGACGCGGTCGACGGCGATTACGGCGTCGGCGGCTTCGCCGGCCTGCAGGAATTGCGCGACCTCAACAAGCCGGTCATCGCCTGCGTCAACGGCATGGCGGTCGGCGGCGGCTTCGAGCTGGCGCTGTCCTGCGATCTCATCTACGCCGCCGACCATTCCTCCTTCGCGCTGCCCGAGATCCGCGCCGGCACGCTTGCCGATGCCGCGACGATCAAGCTGCCGAAGCGCATTCCCTACCATGTCGCCATGGACCTCCTGCTCACCGGCCGCTGGATGGATGTCGCCGAGGCGCATCGCTGGGGCCTGGTCAACGAGGTGCTGCCCAAGGAGAAGCTCGAGGACCGCGTATGGGAGATCGCCCGGCTGCTCGCCAGCGGCCCGCCGCTGGTCTTCGCCGCGATCAAGGAGACCGCGCGCGTGGCCGAGGCGCTGACCTTCCAGGACGCGATGAACAAGGTCACGCGCCGGCAATTGGCGACCGTCGATTTGCTCTACGGGTCGGAGGACAATATGGAAGGGTTCCGGGCGTTTGCCGAGAAGCGCGATCCGGTGTGGAAGGGCAGATAG
- a CDS encoding acetate--CoA ligase family protein, with amino-acid sequence MHKLERLLRPKSIAVFGGAQAAAVVAQSIKMGFAGEIWPVHPTKDEVAGRKAYRSVAELPGAPDAAFVGVNRHLSIEVVKALAERGAGGAVCFAAGFLETEAYDENGERLQAELVAAAGQMPIIGPNCYGLINYADGALLWPDQHGGIRLPDSGKGVAIITQSSNIAINMTMQKRGLPIAFLMTAGNQAQTGLSEMALGLIEDERVTSLGLHIEAFDSVAGFERLAARARELRKPIIAMKVGRSEQARQATVSHTASLAGSDAASGAFLRRLGIARVDSIPAFIEALKLLHITGPLPGYKLSSMSCSGGEASVMADSAEGRWVHFPPLTDKHRAHVKSTLGPLVAVANPLDYHTFIWNNEPAMTATFTAMVSGGFDLNMLVLDFPRPDRCSDTDWWATLRAFEAALKTNSAQGAIVSSLPENLPEEYTAGLMARGMVPLFGISEAMDAAQAAAFIGWAWREPEAQPVDTSAAGAADAGHVTPDEAEAKARLIKAGLPVPKGERAANAVEAVISSMALGFPVALKALGVTHKSEVGAVILNLKDAESVSTAAHDLLPLGTGLYAERMVRDGVAELIVGFTRDPMFGAVMTLGTGGVLVELLRDSVTLMLPATRDDIEAALRGLKLYPLLEGYRGRPKADVAAAIDAIAGIAGFVQQNAGEIEELDINPLIVCAEGKGAWIADALLVLGEKKNG; translated from the coding sequence ATGCATAAACTCGAACGTCTCCTGCGCCCGAAATCGATCGCCGTGTTTGGCGGCGCGCAGGCCGCCGCCGTCGTCGCGCAATCGATCAAGATGGGCTTTGCCGGCGAAATCTGGCCGGTGCACCCGACCAAGGACGAGGTTGCCGGCCGCAAGGCCTACCGCTCCGTCGCCGAATTGCCCGGCGCGCCCGATGCCGCTTTCGTCGGCGTCAACCGGCATCTTTCCATCGAGGTGGTCAAGGCTCTGGCAGAGCGCGGCGCCGGCGGCGCCGTCTGCTTCGCCGCCGGCTTCCTCGAGACCGAAGCCTATGACGAGAACGGCGAACGGCTGCAGGCCGAGCTCGTCGCCGCCGCCGGCCAGATGCCGATCATCGGTCCGAACTGCTATGGTCTCATCAACTATGCCGATGGCGCGCTTCTGTGGCCCGACCAGCATGGCGGCATCAGGCTGCCCGACAGCGGCAAGGGCGTCGCCATCATCACCCAGTCGTCCAACATCGCCATCAACATGACGATGCAGAAGCGCGGCCTGCCGATCGCCTTCCTGATGACCGCCGGCAATCAGGCGCAGACCGGCCTCTCGGAAATGGCCCTCGGCCTGATCGAGGATGAGCGCGTCACCTCGCTCGGCCTGCACATCGAGGCCTTCGATTCGGTCGCCGGCTTCGAGCGGCTTGCGGCCAGGGCGCGCGAGCTGAGGAAGCCGATCATCGCCATGAAGGTCGGCCGCTCCGAACAGGCGCGGCAGGCGACGGTGTCGCACACCGCCTCGCTGGCCGGCTCGGACGCCGCTTCCGGCGCCTTCCTGAGGCGGCTCGGCATCGCCCGCGTCGATTCCATTCCAGCCTTCATCGAGGCGCTCAAGCTCCTGCACATCACCGGGCCGCTGCCCGGCTACAAGCTGTCGTCGATGAGCTGCTCGGGCGGCGAGGCCTCGGTGATGGCCGATAGCGCGGAGGGGCGCTGGGTGCATTTCCCGCCTCTGACCGACAAGCATCGCGCCCATGTCAAGTCGACGCTGGGGCCGCTGGTCGCGGTCGCCAATCCGCTCGACTACCACACCTTCATCTGGAACAACGAGCCGGCTATGACGGCCACCTTCACCGCGATGGTGTCGGGCGGCTTCGACCTCAACATGCTGGTGCTCGACTTCCCGCGTCCCGACCGCTGCTCCGACACCGACTGGTGGGCGACGCTGCGCGCTTTCGAGGCGGCGCTGAAGACCAACAGCGCGCAAGGCGCGATCGTGTCCTCGCTGCCGGAAAACCTGCCGGAGGAATATACCGCCGGACTGATGGCGCGCGGCATGGTGCCGCTGTTCGGCATCTCGGAAGCCATGGATGCCGCTCAGGCGGCCGCCTTCATCGGCTGGGCCTGGCGCGAGCCCGAGGCGCAGCCGGTCGACACCAGCGCCGCGGGCGCGGCCGACGCCGGCCATGTCACGCCCGACGAGGCCGAGGCCAAGGCGCGGCTGATCAAGGCCGGGCTACCGGTGCCGAAGGGCGAGCGCGCCGCCAATGCGGTTGAGGCGGTGATTTCGTCGATGGCGCTAGGCTTCCCGGTGGCGCTGAAGGCGCTGGGCGTCACCCACAAGTCGGAAGTCGGCGCGGTGATCCTCAACCTCAAGGATGCCGAATCCGTGAGCACCGCCGCGCATGACCTCCTGCCGCTCGGCACCGGCCTCTATGCCGAGCGCATGGTGCGCGACGGCGTCGCCGAGCTGATCGTCGGCTTCACCCGCGACCCGATGTTCGGCGCGGTGATGACGCTCGGCACCGGCGGCGTGCTGGTCGAGCTCCTGCGCGACAGCGTCACCCTGATGCTGCCGGCGACGCGCGACGACATCGAGGCGGCGCTGCGTGGACTGAAGCTCTACCCGCTGCTCGAAGGCTATCGCGGCCGGCCAAAGGCTGATGTCGCCGCCGCTATCGACGCGATCGCCGGCATTGCCGGCTTCGTGCAGCAGAATGCCGGCGAGATCGAGGAGCTCGACATCAATCCGCTGATCGTCTGCGCCGAAGGCAAGGGCGCCTGGATCGCCGACGCGCTGCTGGTGCTTGGAGAAAAGAAGAATGGCTGA
- a CDS encoding acyl-CoA dehydrogenase yields the protein MDFGLSEEQKLIVETTRAFVENELYPHEREVERTGVLRRELIDELKAKAIEAGLYAANMPADVGGAGLDTVSWLLYEKELGRANYALHWTCVARPSNILLAGTPEQREKYLFPCIRGEKWDCLAMTEPGAGSDLRGMKATAVQDGDDWVLNGTKHFISHADIADFAICFMASGEEDSPRGKRKKITAFFVDKGTRGFAVRDGYRNVSHRGYTNAILEFDDCRLPASQVLGEVHKGFEVANSWLGATRLQVGATCLGRAERALGHAIEYAAQRQQFGQQIGKFQGVSFKLADMATELKAADLMVFEAGWKYDQGTVTDQDMAMAKLKATEMLAFVADEAIQIHGGMGLMDDLPLERIWRDARVERIWEGTSEIQRHIISRALLRPFGA from the coding sequence ATGGATTTCGGTCTTTCCGAGGAACAAAAGCTCATCGTCGAGACGACGCGCGCCTTCGTCGAGAACGAGCTTTATCCGCATGAGCGCGAGGTGGAGCGCACCGGCGTGCTGCGCCGCGAGCTGATCGACGAGCTGAAGGCCAAGGCGATCGAGGCCGGGCTCTACGCCGCCAACATGCCGGCCGATGTCGGCGGCGCCGGCCTCGATACGGTGAGTTGGCTGCTCTACGAGAAGGAGCTCGGCCGCGCCAACTACGCGCTGCACTGGACCTGCGTAGCGCGTCCTTCCAACATCCTGCTCGCCGGCACGCCGGAGCAGCGCGAGAAATATCTCTTCCCCTGCATCCGCGGCGAGAAGTGGGACTGCCTGGCAATGACCGAGCCCGGCGCCGGCTCCGACCTGCGCGGCATGAAGGCCACCGCCGTGCAGGATGGCGACGACTGGGTGCTGAACGGCACCAAACACTTCATCAGCCATGCCGACATCGCCGACTTTGCGATTTGTTTCATGGCTTCAGGCGAAGAGGATTCGCCGCGCGGCAAACGCAAGAAGATCACCGCCTTCTTCGTCGACAAGGGCACCAGGGGCTTTGCCGTGCGCGACGGCTACCGCAACGTCTCGCATCGCGGCTACACCAACGCCATCCTCGAATTCGATGATTGCCGGCTGCCGGCGAGCCAGGTCCTGGGCGAGGTGCACAAGGGTTTCGAGGTTGCCAATTCCTGGCTCGGCGCCACTCGCCTGCAGGTCGGCGCCACCTGCCTCGGCCGCGCCGAGCGTGCGCTTGGCCACGCCATCGAGTACGCCGCCCAGCGCCAGCAGTTCGGCCAGCAGATCGGCAAGTTCCAGGGCGTGTCGTTCAAGCTCGCCGACATGGCGACGGAGTTGAAAGCCGCCGACCTGATGGTGTTCGAAGCCGGCTGGAAGTACGATCAGGGCACCGTCACCGACCAGGACATGGCCATGGCCAAGCTGAAGGCTACAGAGATGCTGGCTTTCGTCGCCGACGAGGCGATCCAAATCCATGGCGGCATGGGGCTGATGGACGATCTGCCGCTGGAGCGCATCTGGCGCGACGCCCGCGTCGAGCGCATCTGGGAAGGCACTTCGGAGATTCAGCGACATATTATTTCGCGGGCGCTGCTGCGTCCGTTCGGGGCTTAG
- a CDS encoding carnitine 3-dehydrogenase has product MSIINKAAAIGGGVIGAGWVARLLLNGIDVSIFDPDPEASRKVGEVMKGARRAYKQMLPGGLPKEGKLTFAKTIAEAVADADFIQESVPERLDLKHRVLAEIDAHAPANAIVGSSTSGIKPTDMQVAMKKHPERLVVGHPFNPVYLLPLVEIVGGEQTFPEAIEVAKELYASIGMKPVVVRKEIEAFVGDRLLEAAWREALWLVKDGICTVEELDDIMRYSFGLRWAQMGMFQVYRVAGGEAGMRHFMAQFGPCLKWPWTKLMDVPEFNDELVDLIATQSDEQAHGLSIRELEKIRDDNLVAIMEALSKQNKGKGWGAGALHKDYTRQLAKLAAKKPVSKAAEKAKAAKPVKKAVKPAKAEKSKKSKKKG; this is encoded by the coding sequence ATGAGCATCATCAACAAGGCAGCCGCCATCGGCGGCGGCGTCATCGGCGCCGGCTGGGTGGCGCGGCTGCTCTTGAACGGCATCGATGTTTCGATTTTCGATCCCGATCCCGAGGCGTCGCGCAAGGTCGGCGAGGTGATGAAGGGCGCCCGCCGCGCCTATAAGCAGATGCTGCCCGGCGGCCTGCCCAAGGAAGGCAAGCTGACCTTCGCCAAGACCATCGCCGAGGCGGTCGCCGACGCCGATTTCATCCAGGAAAGCGTACCCGAGCGGCTCGACCTCAAGCACAGGGTGCTGGCCGAGATCGACGCCCATGCGCCGGCCAATGCCATCGTCGGCTCGTCGACCTCCGGCATCAAGCCGACCGACATGCAGGTGGCGATGAAGAAGCACCCGGAGCGGCTGGTCGTCGGCCATCCGTTCAACCCGGTCTATCTCCTGCCGCTGGTCGAGATCGTCGGCGGCGAGCAGACCTTCCCGGAGGCGATCGAGGTCGCCAAGGAACTTTACGCCTCGATCGGCATGAAGCCGGTGGTGGTGCGCAAGGAGATCGAGGCCTTCGTCGGCGACCGCCTGCTCGAAGCCGCCTGGCGCGAGGCGCTGTGGCTGGTCAAGGATGGCATCTGCACCGTCGAGGAACTCGACGACATCATGCGCTATTCCTTCGGCCTGCGCTGGGCGCAGATGGGCATGTTCCAGGTCTACCGCGTCGCCGGCGGTGAGGCCGGCATGCGCCACTTCATGGCGCAGTTCGGCCCTTGCCTGAAATGGCCGTGGACCAAGTTGATGGACGTGCCGGAGTTCAACGATGAGTTGGTCGATCTCATCGCCACCCAGTCGGACGAGCAGGCGCACGGCCTGTCGATCCGCGAGCTGGAAAAGATCCGCGACGACAATCTGGTCGCGATCATGGAGGCGCTGTCGAAGCAGAACAAGGGCAAGGGCTGGGGCGCCGGCGCGCTGCACAAGGACTATACCAGGCAGCTCGCCAAGCTGGCGGCGAAGAAGCCGGTCTCCAAGGCGGCCGAGAAGGCCAAGGCTGCCAAGCCGGTGAAGAAGGCCGTGAAGCCGGCAAAGGCCGAAAAGTCGAAGAAGAGCAAGAAGAAGGGCTGA
- a CDS encoding HD domain-containing protein has product MATVKFTAMKDGDREDYEFLTAHEVDYAAKTGERLLDALVQLDEGLSGYKITRLGHSLQAATRAWRDGADTDWIACALLHDIGDIYAPYNHDEYAAAILKPFVREQCTWVVEKHGDFQRLYYAHHLGGNRHARDRFAGHPYFDDCDRFCERWDQSSFDPDYDTLPIEFFRPFVLEVFARKAYDPAVIRAGERVPLTDPETAKTRTGASA; this is encoded by the coding sequence ATGGCGACCGTCAAATTCACCGCGATGAAGGATGGCGACAGGGAAGACTACGAATTCCTGACCGCCCATGAGGTCGACTACGCTGCGAAAACCGGCGAGCGGCTGCTCGACGCGCTGGTGCAGCTTGACGAGGGCCTCTCCGGCTACAAGATCACCCGGCTCGGCCATTCGCTGCAGGCGGCGACGCGGGCCTGGCGCGATGGCGCCGACACTGACTGGATCGCCTGCGCGTTGCTGCACGACATCGGCGATATCTACGCGCCCTACAATCACGACGAATACGCGGCCGCGATCCTGAAGCCCTTCGTGCGCGAACAGTGCACCTGGGTGGTGGAGAAGCACGGCGATTTCCAGCGCCTCTATTACGCGCATCATCTTGGCGGCAACCGCCACGCCCGTGACCGCTTCGCCGGCCATCCCTATTTCGACGACTGCGACCGGTTCTGCGAGCGCTGGGACCAGTCGAGCTTCGACCCCGATTACGACACGCTGCCGATCGAGTTCTTCCGGCCCTTCGTGCTCGAAGTCTTCGCCCGCAAGGCCTACGACCCGGCCGTGATCCGCGCCGGTGAGCGTGTGCCGCTTACCGATCCCGAAACAGCCAAGACCAGAACCGGAGCTTCCGCATGA
- a CDS encoding 3-keto-5-aminohexanoate cleavage protein, with product MPLAMNREVFITCAVTGSGGSQDRSPHVPRSPKQIADSAIDAAKAGAAIVHCHVRDPETGKPRRDIHLYREVTERIREANVDVVLNLTAGMGGDMVFGSPEAPLPLKEKGTDMGGATNRMEHVRQCLPEICTLDCGTMNFAEADYVMTNTPGMLRAMGGMMTALGVKPEIEAFDTGHLWFAKQLVEEQVLKPDALVQLCMGVPWGAPDDLNTFMAMVNNVPSTWNWSAFSIGRNQMAYAAAAVLAGGNVRVGLEDNLWLDKGVLATNAQLVDRAASIVTNLGARILGPEEVRKKLNLTKRAPIAA from the coding sequence ATGCCGCTCGCAATGAACCGTGAGGTCTTCATTACCTGTGCCGTGACCGGGTCCGGCGGCTCGCAGGACCGCAGTCCGCATGTGCCGCGCTCCCCCAAGCAGATCGCCGATTCGGCGATCGACGCCGCCAAGGCGGGTGCGGCGATCGTCCACTGCCATGTCCGCGATCCCGAGACCGGCAAGCCCAGGCGCGACATCCATCTCTATCGCGAGGTGACCGAGCGCATCCGCGAGGCCAATGTCGACGTGGTGCTCAACCTCACCGCCGGCATGGGCGGCGACATGGTGTTCGGCTCGCCGGAGGCGCCGCTGCCGCTGAAAGAGAAGGGCACCGACATGGGCGGCGCCACCAACCGCATGGAACATGTGCGCCAGTGCCTGCCGGAGATCTGCACGCTGGATTGCGGCACGATGAACTTCGCCGAGGCAGACTATGTGATGACCAACACGCCCGGCATGCTGCGCGCCATGGGCGGCATGATGACGGCGCTTGGCGTCAAGCCCGAGATCGAGGCCTTCGACACCGGCCATCTGTGGTTCGCCAAGCAGCTGGTCGAGGAGCAGGTGCTGAAGCCGGACGCGCTGGTGCAGCTGTGCATGGGTGTGCCGTGGGGCGCGCCGGATGACCTCAATACCTTCATGGCCATGGTCAACAACGTGCCGTCGACCTGGAACTGGTCGGCCTTCTCGATCGGCCGCAACCAGATGGCCTATGCGGCGGCCGCGGTGCTCGCCGGGGGCAATGTCCGCGTCGGTCTTGAGGACAATCTTTGGCTGGACAAGGGCGTGCTGGCGACCAACGCGCAGCTCGTCGATCGTGCCGCCAGCATCGTCACCAATCTCGGCGCCAGGATCCTCGGGCCGGAGGAAGTGCGCAAGAAGCTCAACCTCACCAAGCGGGCGCCGATCGCAGCATAA
- a CDS encoding GlxA family transcriptional regulator, whose amino-acid sequence MTKSEKPTIFRAEHETLKVTLLVFSGSSIMCVASAVDPLRAANRISGDTLFDFKLVSVTGEAPVTTCGLPVAVSGRFDAAEPTDVLVVVAGFGTQNYATAALLAGLRRAARAARACGGVEAGTWLVARAGLLEGRSATTHWEDMEDFSAAFPGVDVRPDRYVIDGPVFTSGGASPTFDLMLHLVRTRLGMAVALDVASVFIYDQARAATDAQPLVSLGRLDGYDPRLAQAIRLMESHVDQPLTIDAVAKRAGVTARTLESIFRKSIGETPGAYYLRLRLSAARRLVVDTRIAMADIAGRTGFSSAAAFSRAFSRAFGEAPVRLRRG is encoded by the coding sequence ATGACTAAAAGCGAAAAGCCGACGATCTTTCGCGCCGAACACGAAACGCTCAAGGTGACGCTCCTGGTGTTCTCCGGCTCGTCGATCATGTGCGTGGCCTCGGCCGTCGACCCGCTGCGCGCCGCCAACCGCATCTCGGGCGACACGCTGTTCGACTTCAAGCTGGTCTCGGTGACGGGTGAGGCGCCGGTTACGACATGTGGCCTGCCGGTGGCGGTCAGCGGCCGCTTCGATGCCGCCGAGCCGACCGATGTGTTGGTCGTCGTCGCCGGCTTCGGCACGCAGAATTATGCCACGGCGGCGCTGCTTGCGGGGTTGCGCAGGGCGGCACGTGCGGCCCGCGCCTGCGGCGGCGTCGAGGCCGGCACCTGGCTGGTGGCGCGGGCCGGTCTGCTCGAAGGGCGAAGCGCCACCACGCATTGGGAGGACATGGAGGATTTTTCCGCCGCCTTCCCGGGCGTCGACGTGCGTCCGGACCGCTATGTCATCGACGGGCCTGTCTTCACGTCCGGCGGCGCCTCGCCGACCTTCGATCTGATGCTGCATCTGGTGCGGACCAGGCTCGGCATGGCCGTGGCGCTCGATGTGGCGAGCGTGTTCATCTACGACCAGGCGCGCGCCGCGACCGATGCGCAGCCGCTGGTCTCGCTCGGGCGGCTCGACGGCTACGACCCAAGGCTGGCGCAGGCGATCCGGCTGATGGAATCGCATGTCGACCAGCCGCTGACCATCGACGCCGTGGCCAAGCGCGCCGGCGTGACGGCGCGGACGCTGGAAAGCATCTTCCGCAAGTCGATCGGCGAGACGCCCGGCGCCTATTATCTGCGGCTGCGCCTCAGCGCCGCCCGGCGCCTGGTGGTCGACACGCGGATCGCCATGGCCGACATTGCCGGGCGGACGGGATTCTCCTCCGCGGCGGCATTTTCCAGGGCATTTTCGAGGGCTTTCGGCGAAGCGCCGGTGAGGCTCCGCCGGGGATAG
- the xylA gene encoding xylose isomerase — MSSGFFGDIQTIKYEGPDSTNPLAYRFYNPDELVAGKRLEDHLRFAVAYWHSFAWPGGDPFGGQTFDRPWFAKPGGIDTMELAKLKADVAFEMFSLLGAPYFCFHDADVRPEGKDFSESAARLDEIADYFAAKMKKTGVKLLWGTANLFSHRRFMSGAATNPDPDVFAYAAATVKSCIDVTKRLKGENYVLWGGREGYETLLNTDLGREQEQAGRFLSLVVDYKHKIGFKGTILIEPKPQEPTKHQYDYDVATVYGFLKRFGLEKEVKLNIEQGHAILAGHSFEHELALANALGVFGSIDMNRNDYQSGWDTDQFPNNVPEMALAYYQVLQGGGFKTGGTNFDAKLRRQSLDPQDLLIGHIGGMDACARGLKAAARMIEDKALSAPLAERYAGWNTAEGKAMLSGKRTLEEIAERVVKKKIEPQPRSGRQELLENIVNRYV; from the coding sequence ATGAGCAGCGGATTTTTCGGCGACATCCAGACGATCAAGTACGAGGGACCGGATTCGACCAATCCGCTCGCCTACCGGTTCTACAACCCGGACGAGTTGGTCGCCGGCAAGCGGCTGGAAGACCATCTGCGCTTTGCCGTCGCCTACTGGCATTCCTTCGCCTGGCCCGGCGGCGACCCGTTCGGCGGCCAGACCTTCGATCGTCCCTGGTTCGCCAAGCCCGGCGGCATCGACACGATGGAGCTGGCGAAGCTCAAGGCCGACGTCGCCTTCGAGATGTTCTCGCTGCTCGGCGCGCCCTATTTCTGCTTCCACGACGCCGACGTCCGGCCCGAGGGCAAGGACTTTTCCGAGAGCGCCGCGCGCCTCGACGAGATCGCCGACTATTTTGCCGCCAAGATGAAGAAGACCGGCGTCAAGCTGCTGTGGGGCACGGCGAACCTGTTCTCGCACCGCCGCTTCATGTCCGGCGCGGCCACCAATCCCGATCCGGATGTCTTCGCCTATGCGGCGGCGACGGTGAAGAGCTGCATCGACGTCACCAAGCGCCTGAAGGGCGAGAACTACGTGCTGTGGGGCGGCCGCGAGGGCTACGAGACGCTGCTCAACACCGACCTTGGCCGCGAGCAGGAGCAGGCCGGGCGCTTCCTCAGCCTGGTCGTCGACTACAAGCACAAGATCGGGTTCAAGGGCACCATCCTGATCGAGCCGAAGCCCCAGGAGCCGACGAAGCACCAGTACGATTACGACGTCGCCACCGTCTACGGCTTCCTCAAGCGCTTTGGGCTGGAGAAGGAAGTGAAGCTCAACATCGAGCAGGGCCACGCCATCCTCGCCGGCCATTCCTTCGAGCATGAATTGGCGCTCGCCAATGCCCTCGGCGTCTTCGGTTCGATCGACATGAACCGCAACGACTACCAGTCGGGCTGGGACACCGACCAGTTCCCCAACAACGTGCCGGAAATGGCGCTCGCCTACTACCAGGTCCTGCAGGGCGGCGGCTTCAAGACCGGCGGCACCAACTTCGATGCCAAGCTGCGGCGCCAGTCGCTCGACCCGCAGGACCTGCTGATCGGCCATATCGGCGGCATGGATGCCTGCGCGCGCGGCCTCAAGGCGGCGGCCAGGATGATCGAGGACAAGGCGCTGTCGGCCCCGCTGGCCGAGCGCTATGCCGGCTGGAACACCGCCGAAGGCAAGGCGATGCTGTCGGGCAAGCGCACGCTGGAGGAGATCGCCGAGCGGGTGGTCAAGAAGAAGATCGAGCCGCAGCCGCGCTCCGGCCGCCAGGAGCTGCTGGAAAACATCGTCAACCGCTATGTGTGA
- a CDS encoding nuclear transport factor 2 family protein, translating to MTDLNTIARNYITAWNESDAGRRKALLEAAFTSDVSYRDPIMQGDGHAGIAALIDGVQQRFAGFRFSLKGQPDGFADQIRFSWNLGPEGTESVIEGTDIAVIENGRLKSVTGFLDKVPAQ from the coding sequence ATGACCGACCTCAACACGATCGCCCGGAACTACATCACCGCCTGGAACGAGAGCGATGCGGGCCGCCGCAAGGCTCTGCTCGAAGCGGCCTTCACCAGCGACGTCAGCTACCGCGATCCGATCATGCAGGGCGACGGCCACGCAGGCATCGCCGCGCTGATCGACGGCGTGCAGCAACGCTTCGCCGGGTTCCGCTTCTCGCTGAAGGGCCAGCCGGACGGGTTTGCCGATCAGATCCGCTTCTCGTGGAATCTCGGCCCGGAGGGCACCGAGTCGGTCATCGAAGGCACCGACATCGCCGTCATCGAGAACGGCCGCCTGAAGAGCGTCACCGGGTTTTTGGACAAGGTGCCGGCGCAGTGA